The following proteins are encoded in a genomic region of Oncorhynchus keta strain PuntledgeMale-10-30-2019 chromosome 35, Oket_V2, whole genome shotgun sequence:
- the LOC118368972 gene encoding serine protease HTRA3-like isoform X2, with amino-acid sequence MQNQPKQSIGTSHPTSPRYKFNFIADVVEKIAPAVVHIELFLRHPLFGRNVPLSSGSGFVMSETGLIVTNAHVVSSTTPMSGHQQLKVQMHSGDIYEATIKDIDKKSDIATIKVNSLKKLSVLLLGHSADLRPGEFVVAIGSPFALQNTVTTGIVSTAQRDGKELGIRDSDMGYVQTDAIINYGNSGGPLVNLDGEVIGINTLKVAAGISFAIPSDRITRFLNESMDKQSKEVRSLKKRFIGIRMLTITSALVEELKQQNPDFPEVTSGIYVHEVVPHSPAQKGGIRDGDIIVKLNGRPLLTTADLQGALTEETTLLLEVRRGNDDLLFNIQPDVIMQ; translated from the exons TATAGGTACTTCACACCCCACCAGTCCCAGGTATAAGTTTAACTTCATAGCTGACGTGGTGGAGAAGATCGCTCCGGCTGTGGTCCACATCGAACTCTTCCTCAG ACACCCTCTGTTCGGCCGGAACGTCCCTCTGTCCAGCGGGTCAGGCTTTGTGATGTCAGAGACTGGCCTGATAGTGACCAATGCCCACGTCGTGTCCAGCACCACGCCTATGTCAGGTCATCAGCAGCTCAAGGTTCAGATGCACAGTGGTGACATCTACGAGGCGACCATCAAGGACATCGACAAGAAGTCCGACATCGCCACCATAAAAGTCAACTCACTG AAAAAGCTCTCTGTGCTGTTGCTAGGCCACTCGGCCGACCTTCGACCCGGTGAGTTTGTGGTTGCGATCGGCAGCCCCTTTGCGCTCCAGAACACGGTTACCACGGGGATCGTGAGCACGGCCCAGAGGGACGGCAAAGAGCTGGGCATCAGGGACTCTGACATGGGCTATGTACAGACGGACGCCATCATTAAC TATGGAAATTCAGGTGGACCTCTCGTTAACTTG GATGGTGAGGTGATCGGCATCAACACTCTCAAGGTGGCTGCTGGGATTTCCTTCGCCATCCCCTCTGATAGGATCACACGCTTCCTCAACGAATCAATGGACAAGCAGAGCAAAG AAGTGAGATCACTGAAGAAGCGGTTTATTGGAATAAGGATGCTCACCATCACCTCAGC cctGGTTGAGGAGCTGAAGCAGCAGAACCCAGACTTCCCAGAGGTCACTAGTGGGATCTACGTTCATGAAGTGGTTCCTCACTCTCCTGCACAGAA AGGTGGAATCAGAGACGGCGACATCATCGTGAAGCTGAACGGCCGTCCGCTGCTGACCACTGCTGACCTACAGGGGGCGCTCACAGAGGAGACGACTCTGCTGTTGGAGGTCAGGAGGGGCAACGACGACCTACTCTTCAACATCCAGCCTGATGTCATTATGCAGTAA